CCTCGCGGTCAATTCGACTGATGCGGCCGTGCTGCTCGAATTGGCACCCGGCCCCTACACCGCTCAAGTCAGTGTCGCTGACGGCCAACACGGCCAGATCCTGCTCGAGCTCTATGTCGTGCCCTGACCGTCCAACCGGTTCGACCCGCGCCCGCACCGCGCCTCCTTCAGCCGTTCAGCCAGCCCTGCCGCCGTTCATCACCGCGGCGTTGCCATCGGCCCGATTCCGACTGTCTTGGCCCACCATGCAACTGAACCGCCCGTGGGGGACCTGCGCCCTCGCTCTCTCTCTGATGTCCGCGCCGCTGCTCGCCAGCGAGGTGGAGTTCATCCCCATGCAATTCACCACCGAGTTCATGGATCAATCCGTCGACCCCGCCGTCGACTTCAACCGCTACGCCAACGGCGGCTGGCTCGACGCCACCGAGATCCCGTCCGACAAGTCCCGCTGGGGCGCCTTTGATGCCCTCGCCGAAAACAACTGGCGCCGCATCCACCTGCTCCTCGAAGAGATCGCCGAGTCCGACGCCCCCGCCGGCTCCAACCTGCAAAAGGTCGCCGACTTCTATCGCACCGCCATGGATACCGCGGCCATCGACGCCGCCGGCATCACCCCGCTCCTGCCGACCTTCGAACAGATCGAGGCCATCGGCGACATCGACGATCTCGCCGACTACGTGGCCGCCGCCCACGCCGGCATCGGCAGCCCCCTCTTCGGCCTCTACATGTATGCCGACCAGCGCAACAACGAGGACGTCATCTTCATCATGGTCCAGGGCGGCCTGAGCCTCCCCACCCGGGACTACTACTTCGACGAGCAATACGCCAAATATCTGCCGCTCTTCGTCGATCACATGACCACGATGTTTGAGCTCGCCGGCACGCCGACCGATCAGGCCCGCGCCGACGCCGAGACCGTGCTCGCTCTCGAAACCAAACTCGCTGGGTTCTCCAAAACGGTCACTGAGCTGCGCGACCCGATCGAAAACTACCACAAGATGCCGATCGCCGAGGCCGACGCGCTCATGCCCGACTTCCCGCTCGAGCGCTACATCCGCGCCCTCGGCGTGCCGGAGTCCGAGACCGAGCTCGACTTTAAACAACCTGAGTTCTTCGCCGGCCTCAGCGAGGTGCTCGCTTCCGAGCCGCTGGAGAACATCAAGACCTACCTGCGCTGGCAGGCGCTCACCAGTGCCGCCCCTTACCTCGCCAGCAGCTTCGAGCAGGAGAACTTCCGCTTCTTCTCCACCGAACTCAGTGGCACGCCCGCCCAGGAACCGCGCTGGCAGCGCTCCGCCCGCATGCTCGATCGCAACGTCGGCTTTGCCCTCGGTGAAGTGTATGTCGCCAAATACTTCCCGCCCGCCGTCAAAGACCGCCTCGAGGAAATGATCGTCACCATGCGCGACGTGCTGCACGAGCGCATCGTCAACCTCGATTGGATGACCGAACCCACCAAGGAGAAGGCGCTCGAGAAACTGAAGACCTTCCGCGTCGTCGTCGGTTACCCGCCGGAGTGGCGCGACTACTCCGCCCTCACCATCACCGACGAGAGCCTCTACGCCAACATCCTGGCCTCCGCCCAATTCGAAACCCAACGCCAGCTCGCGAAGCTGGAGAAGCCCTTCGACAAATCCGAGTGGCTGCGCACGCCCCAGCAGGTCAACGCCTACTACCAGCCGTCCGCCGGCCAACTCGTCTTCCTCGCCGGCATCCTGCAGCCGCCCTACTTCGATCCGGAGCTCGACGACGCCGTCAATTACGGCGCCATCTGCGCCGTGATCGGTCACGAGATCACCCACGGCTTCGACGACAAGGGCCGCAACTACGACGCCCACGGCAACCTCGCCGATTGGTGGACCGAAGCCGACGCGACCGAGTTCGCCGGCCGCGCCCAAAAACTCATCGACCAATACAACAGCTACGAAGTCCTTCCCGAAGTCTTCGTGAACGGCGAACAGACCCTCGGTGAAAACATCGCCGACCTCGGCGGCGTTTCCATCGCCCTCGAAGCCCTGCAACGCTCCATTGCCGGCAAAGAGGATCCCATGATCGACGGCCTCACCCAGGAGCAACGCTTCTTCATCGCCTGGTCCCAAGTTTGGCGCACCAAATACCGCGACGACGCCCTCAAGCGCACCGTCTCCTCCAACGTGCACTCGCCCGGCATGATCCGCGCCATCGGCCCGATCGTGAACGTGCCCGAGTTTTACGAGGCCTTCGGCATCAAGGAAGGCGACCCGATGTGGTTGCCCACCGCCGAGCGCGCGAAGATCTGGTAAGGCCTTCTCGGCCCAGCGGTCCATTTCCCTCCAGCCCGTTCGCCCCGCGCGGACGGGCTTTTTTGCGTCCGCCCACGCTCACCTGTGTTACCGTAGAACCGATCCCGCCGCCAACCGGTCTACGTCCCTCGACTCAGCATGCCCGATTCCCACTCCACCGATCCCAAGCAAGGCGAACGCGAATACTACGCGCAGCTCGGCGATGCCGCCATCGCCCACGCCATCCGCAAACCGTTCTCCGATGAGAACTGCGCCTTCAACCTGGCCAACCTCGCCGCCCTCTTTCACCTCCTCCCTCCACCACCACTGCGCATCCTCCACCTCGGCTGCGGGGTCGGCTGGCTCAGCCACATGCTCGCCGAACGCGGTTACCACGTCACCGGCATCGACATCGCCCCCGAAGCCATCGCCGCCGCCACCCGGCGTCGCGACGAGGCCGGTTTGACCGATCTCGTGTATCAACTCGGCGACTACGAAGACGCCATCAACCACGAGCCCTACGATGTCGTGCTGTTCTACGATGCACTCCATCACGCCGAGGAGCCGTCGCGCGCCCTCACCACCGCCGCAGCGGCCCTGAGGCCCGGCGGCAAACTGATCGCCTTCGAACCCGGCGAAGGTCACCACGACTCCGCCAAGTCCCAACAGGCCATTGCCAATTTTGGCGTGCACGAGGCCGACATGCCCCCGGCGCGCATCATCGCCCTCGGCCACGCCGCCGGATTTAGCCGCCACCAGATCATGCCGCATCCCGCCGATCTCATGGCCGAGCTCTACCACCCCGACTACGCCGTCGCCACCGATCAGATCGCCCTCGCGCGCCGCCAATTCGACCGCTCCTGGCAATTGGTGCGCGAACTCTGGCGCGAGCCCCGCCGCCACGCCTTCACCGTGCTCTGGAAATAGGGGCCGAGGCGCGGCGCGGTGACCGCGAAAAAAACCGTGTTCATTTGGCGCTGGGCGTGGTTAACACAGCGGCTCCTCCAGCGCCCATGATCGAAGTCGACCAACTCACCCGCGTTTTCCGCACCTACAAAAAGCAGCCCGGATTTTGGGGTGGCGTGAAAGGCCTCGTGAAGCGCGAGTTCGAGGAACTCGCCGCCGCCAAGGACATTTCCTTCTCCATCGCCGAGGGCGAATTTGTGGGCTTCCTCGGGCCCAACGGTGCCGGCAAGACCACCACGCTCAAGATGCTGGCCGGCCTCATCTACCCGACCAGCGGCAGCGCGCGGGTCGCCGGCTTCGATCCCACCAAACGCGAGAACGCCTACCGGCGCATTTTCGCCCTCGTGCTCGGCCAGAAGAACCAACTCTGGTGGGACCTCCCCGCCATCGAGTCATTCCACCTGCTGCGCCACATTTACGGTCTGCCCGCCGACCAGTATCAGGAAACCCTCGACGAGCTCGTCGACCTGCTCGCCGTCCGCCACAAGCTCAACGTCATGGTGCGAGAGCTCTCCCTCGGCGAGCGCATGAAGATGGAGCTCATCGCCGCCCTGCTCCACCGTCCCCGCGTCCTCTTCCTTGATGAGCCCACCATCGGTCTCGACGTGGTGTCCCAGCGCGCCGTGCGCTCATTCCTCAAGGCTTACAACAAGCGTCACAAGGTCACCATCCTGCTCACCAGCCACTACATGGCCGACATCCAAGAACTCTGCGACCGCGTCATCGTCATCCACAAGGGCACCAAGATTTACGATGGCGACCTCGCCCGCCTCGAAACCGGCAACGCCGGCACGCGCCAGAAGATCATCACCTTCGAGCCCGACCTGCACAGCGCCGAAAGCGCCGGCCGCGTCGCCTTCCCCGCCGACTGGCAATCCGCTCACGGTGCCACCACTCGCGACGACGCCGGCAAGTTCACCCTCCGGGTCGCCAGCAACAAGGTCGCCGCCGTGTCACAGGAGATCCTGCAACACGGTCCAGTCGCCGATATCACCATCGAAGACGTCCCCCTCGAGGACGTCATCGCCGACCTCTTCGAGCGGCACTGAGGGAAACCTTATTCTCCACCGTTCAACGCTGCGTATTCGACCGGCAGTGCTCCAAGAGTGCTGCGCCTGTTGCGTCCACCGTCATCAACACCTTCCGTGTCGCCAAGCGAATCGAGGCGATTTCAGGCAAACAGGACACCCGCAAAGCATCCAACTCCTGATCACTTAAAATCATCTCAAGCCGTCTGGCGTCATGAAACGAGGTCAACCCTCGCCGCACCCGCAACTCGTGCGCCAGCGTAAATGCGATCTCCGCAAGATTAACATGCAGCCATCGTTGAGCAGCCAATAGTTCCCCTCGCTGGAGCTTCGTTTCTATCGAATCAGCCAAGACATGAGCCCCGACCATAGCGTTCTGCACCGCCGCAGCATCCATTAGCGGCACCATCACTTCCGTGGCGA
This portion of the Actomonas aquatica genome encodes:
- a CDS encoding class I SAM-dependent methyltransferase — its product is MPDSHSTDPKQGEREYYAQLGDAAIAHAIRKPFSDENCAFNLANLAALFHLLPPPPLRILHLGCGVGWLSHMLAERGYHVTGIDIAPEAIAAATRRRDEAGLTDLVYQLGDYEDAINHEPYDVVLFYDALHHAEEPSRALTTAAAALRPGGKLIAFEPGEGHHDSAKSQQAIANFGVHEADMPPARIIALGHAAGFSRHQIMPHPADLMAELYHPDYAVATDQIALARRQFDRSWQLVRELWREPRRHAFTVLWK
- a CDS encoding M13 family metallopeptidase, encoding MQLNRPWGTCALALSLMSAPLLASEVEFIPMQFTTEFMDQSVDPAVDFNRYANGGWLDATEIPSDKSRWGAFDALAENNWRRIHLLLEEIAESDAPAGSNLQKVADFYRTAMDTAAIDAAGITPLLPTFEQIEAIGDIDDLADYVAAAHAGIGSPLFGLYMYADQRNNEDVIFIMVQGGLSLPTRDYYFDEQYAKYLPLFVDHMTTMFELAGTPTDQARADAETVLALETKLAGFSKTVTELRDPIENYHKMPIAEADALMPDFPLERYIRALGVPESETELDFKQPEFFAGLSEVLASEPLENIKTYLRWQALTSAAPYLASSFEQENFRFFSTELSGTPAQEPRWQRSARMLDRNVGFALGEVYVAKYFPPAVKDRLEEMIVTMRDVLHERIVNLDWMTEPTKEKALEKLKTFRVVVGYPPEWRDYSALTITDESLYANILASAQFETQRQLAKLEKPFDKSEWLRTPQQVNAYYQPSAGQLVFLAGILQPPYFDPELDDAVNYGAICAVIGHEITHGFDDKGRNYDAHGNLADWWTEADATEFAGRAQKLIDQYNSYEVLPEVFVNGEQTLGENIADLGGVSIALEALQRSIAGKEDPMIDGLTQEQRFFIAWSQVWRTKYRDDALKRTVSSNVHSPGMIRAIGPIVNVPEFYEAFGIKEGDPMWLPTAERAKIW
- a CDS encoding ABC transporter ATP-binding protein; protein product: MIEVDQLTRVFRTYKKQPGFWGGVKGLVKREFEELAAAKDISFSIAEGEFVGFLGPNGAGKTTTLKMLAGLIYPTSGSARVAGFDPTKRENAYRRIFALVLGQKNQLWWDLPAIESFHLLRHIYGLPADQYQETLDELVDLLAVRHKLNVMVRELSLGERMKMELIAALLHRPRVLFLDEPTIGLDVVSQRAVRSFLKAYNKRHKVTILLTSHYMADIQELCDRVIVIHKGTKIYDGDLARLETGNAGTRQKIITFEPDLHSAESAGRVAFPADWQSAHGATTRDDAGKFTLRVASNKVAAVSQEILQHGPVADITIEDVPLEDVIADLFERH